A window of Longispora fulva contains these coding sequences:
- a CDS encoding acetyl-CoA C-acetyltransferase — MTQKIRRVAVIGGNRIPFARSNGPYSHAANQDMLTAALDGLVSRYGLAGELLGEVAAGAVLKHSRDFNLTREAVLGSRLDPRTPAYDVQQACGTGLEAAILVANKIALGQIEAGIAGGVDTTSDAPLGVNEDLRQIMLDANRARSLGGKLKLITRLRPGQLVPDMPRNAEPRTGKSMGEHAAITAAEWGVTREDQDELTAASHHHLAAAYEAGFFDDLVTPYLGLNRDQNLRPDSSVEKLAKLKPVFGRGEGATMTAGNSTPLSDGAAVVLLASEEWAKTHRLPVRAYLTFSETAAVDYVHGGEGLLMAPAYAVPRMLQRAGLTLQDFDFYEIHEAFASQVLATLKAWESPEFCKEKLGLDAPLGSIDRAKLNVNGSSLAAGHPFAATGGRIVATLAKLLERNGKGRGLISICAAGGQGVTAILER; from the coding sequence ATGACCCAGAAAATTCGCCGGGTCGCCGTGATCGGCGGCAACCGGATCCCGTTCGCCCGGTCCAACGGGCCGTACTCGCACGCCGCGAACCAGGACATGCTCACCGCCGCACTCGACGGCCTGGTCAGCAGGTACGGCCTGGCCGGCGAGCTGCTCGGCGAGGTCGCAGCGGGCGCGGTGCTCAAGCACAGTCGCGACTTCAACCTGACCCGCGAGGCGGTGCTGGGCAGCCGGCTGGACCCGAGGACGCCCGCCTACGACGTGCAGCAGGCGTGCGGCACCGGCCTGGAGGCCGCGATCCTCGTCGCGAACAAGATCGCGCTCGGCCAGATCGAGGCGGGCATCGCCGGCGGGGTGGACACCACCTCCGACGCGCCGCTCGGGGTCAACGAGGACCTGCGGCAGATCATGCTCGACGCCAACCGGGCGAGGTCCCTGGGCGGCAAGCTCAAGCTGATCACCCGGCTGCGGCCCGGCCAACTCGTGCCGGACATGCCGCGCAACGCCGAGCCCCGCACCGGGAAGTCGATGGGCGAGCACGCGGCGATCACAGCGGCCGAGTGGGGCGTCACCCGCGAGGACCAGGACGAGCTGACCGCCGCGAGTCACCACCACCTGGCCGCCGCGTACGAGGCCGGCTTCTTCGACGACCTGGTCACCCCCTACCTGGGGCTGAACCGGGACCAGAACCTGCGGCCTGACTCCTCTGTGGAGAAGTTGGCGAAGCTCAAGCCGGTGTTCGGCCGGGGCGAGGGCGCGACGATGACGGCCGGCAACTCGACCCCGCTGTCCGACGGCGCGGCCGTGGTGCTGCTGGCCAGCGAGGAGTGGGCGAAGACGCACCGGCTGCCGGTCCGGGCGTACCTGACGTTCAGCGAGACCGCCGCCGTCGACTACGTGCACGGCGGGGAGGGCCTCCTGATGGCCCCCGCGTACGCCGTCCCGCGGATGCTCCAGCGCGCCGGCCTCACGTTGCAGGACTTCGACTTCTACGAGATCCACGAGGCGTTCGCGTCCCAGGTGCTCGCGACCCTCAAGGCCTGGGAGAGCCCCGAGTTCTGCAAGGAGAAGCTGGGCCTGGACGCGCCGCTCGGCTCGATAGACCGCGCGAAGCTCAACGTCAACGGCTCCTCACTGGCCGCCGGCCACCCCTTCGCGGCCACCGGCGGCCGGATCGTCGCCACCCTGGCCAAGCTGCTGGAACGCAACGGCAAGGGCCGCGGCCTGATCTCGATCTGTGCGGCCGGCGGCCAGGGCGTGACCGCGATCCTCGAACGCTAG
- a CDS encoding pyridoxamine 5'-phosphate oxidase family protein produces the protein MADARQLLEDYVSTGKVMQVATLNDEGAPVVCNVWFASTLAPDRLYFISRPTRFHSANIRRDSRVAGSVLAIDLTELGQDVRGATFTGSAVELPTTGVDEEIAVFAGRWPRAARAIDARRMADGENHHRIYRIDVDGWILFDEENFPDEPRQPVPAHTD, from the coding sequence ATGGCCGACGCCCGGCAACTCCTCGAGGACTACGTTTCGACCGGGAAGGTCATGCAGGTCGCGACCCTGAACGACGAGGGAGCGCCGGTGGTGTGCAACGTCTGGTTCGCCAGCACCCTGGCCCCGGACCGGCTGTACTTCATATCCCGCCCGACCCGGTTCCACAGCGCCAACATCCGCCGCGATTCCCGGGTCGCCGGCAGCGTGCTGGCCATCGACCTGACGGAGCTCGGCCAGGACGTCCGCGGCGCGACGTTCACCGGCTCGGCCGTCGAGCTGCCGACCACCGGGGTGGACGAGGAGATCGCCGTGTTCGCCGGCCGCTGGCCCCGGGCGGCACGGGCGATCGACGCCCGGCGGATGGCCGATGGCGAGAACCACCACCGGATCTACCGGATCGACGTGGACGGCTGGATCCTCTTCGACGAGGAGAACTTCCCCGACGAGCCCCGCCAGCCGGTCCCGGCCCACACGGACTGA
- a CDS encoding helix-turn-helix transcriptional regulator → MVRATRSVGPVLRVCEAGGDARELRLRLLDALRRAVDFDFHAFVLTDPETSVGSAPVAAVPHVRDLPRLIRLKYLTEVNRWTGLAEPPVALLSVGDPARGPLWRELLAGYGVRDVASVVFRDRFGCWGFLDLWRTGGVFDPGEAAFLAEVAGPVTAALRRAQADTFVTRPPGARRLGPLVLLLSPELAVLGQTPETHDFLTALIPPAPDRQPIPASAYNVAAQLLAVEAGVDGNQPSARVHLGDGLWLTLRAARIGGRDIAVTIEETPPGERVALFCRAYGLSARETELLGHLAAGADTREVARRMFLAENTVQDHLKSVFARTGARNRRTLLARALGWTPGADNAGSGPAVTV, encoded by the coding sequence GTGGTCAGGGCTACCCGGTCCGTGGGGCCGGTCCTCCGGGTGTGCGAGGCGGGCGGCGACGCGCGGGAGCTGCGGCTGCGCCTGCTCGACGCGCTGCGCCGGGCCGTCGACTTCGACTTCCACGCGTTCGTGCTCACCGATCCGGAGACGTCCGTCGGTTCCGCGCCGGTCGCGGCCGTGCCGCACGTGCGGGACCTGCCCCGGCTGATCCGGTTGAAGTACCTCACGGAGGTCAACCGGTGGACGGGCCTGGCCGAGCCGCCGGTGGCGCTGCTCAGCGTGGGCGATCCGGCGCGCGGTCCGCTGTGGCGGGAACTGCTGGCCGGCTACGGCGTCCGCGACGTCGCCTCCGTCGTCTTCCGGGACCGGTTCGGCTGCTGGGGCTTCCTGGACCTGTGGCGGACGGGCGGGGTGTTCGACCCGGGCGAGGCGGCGTTCCTCGCGGAGGTCGCCGGGCCGGTCACCGCCGCGCTGCGCCGCGCGCAGGCCGACACGTTCGTCACCCGGCCGCCCGGGGCGCGGCGGCTCGGGCCGCTGGTGCTGCTGCTGTCCCCGGAGCTGGCGGTACTCGGCCAGACGCCGGAGACCCACGACTTTCTCACGGCGCTCATCCCGCCGGCCCCCGACCGCCAGCCGATCCCGGCTAGCGCCTACAACGTGGCCGCCCAGTTGCTGGCCGTCGAGGCCGGGGTGGACGGGAACCAGCCCTCGGCCAGGGTGCACCTCGGCGACGGGCTGTGGCTGACCCTGCGCGCGGCCCGGATCGGCGGCCGGGACATCGCGGTCACCATCGAGGAGACCCCGCCGGGGGAACGGGTGGCGCTGTTCTGCCGGGCGTACGGGCTCAGCGCCCGGGAGACCGAGCTGCTCGGCCATCTGGCCGCCGGGGCGGACACCCGGGAGGTCGCGCGGCGGATGTTCCTGGCGGAGAACACCGTGCAGGACCACCTGAAGTCGGTGTTCGCCAGGACCGGCGCCCGCAACCGCCGGACGCTGCTGGCTCGCGCGCTGGGCTGGACACCTGGGGCCGACAATGCCGGGTCGGGCCCCGCCGTAACCGTCTGA
- a CDS encoding pyridoxal phosphate-dependent aminotransferase, translating into MPHYLRDVPPAGVLYVVHEALRRGFTPGDPDWVNLGQGQPETGPLPGAPERITTVELAPDDHGYGPVNGVPELRTAIAEHYNRLYRKGKSPYTAANVSVTPGGRLALNRVFTALGDLAIGYRDLDYSFYEDLIGAHLSRLSPVPAGVPFTPAALTELVDRAGIGAFLLSNPCNPTGSVLAGAHLADLVDRARAGGCALVVDEFYSQFVYDGGPVSAAAHVADVDADDVLIIDGLTKGFRYPGWRLGWVLGPRAAIEVLDRSGGGLDGGPSRVTQRAALAALDPSYADRETAATRAAFAGKRDLMVDGLRALGIRVDTPPAGAFYVWGDVADLPAPLNDADGFFEAALRQRVITVPGHLFDVDPGRRRRGGRRHTEFVRFSYGPSADVLAEGLARLGKLLG; encoded by the coding sequence GTGCCCCACTATCTGCGCGACGTCCCCCCCGCCGGCGTCCTGTACGTCGTCCACGAGGCCCTCCGGCGCGGCTTCACGCCCGGCGACCCCGACTGGGTCAACCTGGGCCAGGGCCAGCCGGAGACCGGGCCCCTCCCCGGCGCGCCGGAGCGGATCACGACGGTGGAGCTCGCGCCGGACGACCACGGCTACGGGCCCGTGAACGGCGTCCCCGAACTACGCACCGCCATCGCCGAGCACTACAACCGGTTGTACCGGAAGGGGAAGTCCCCCTACACGGCCGCGAACGTCTCCGTCACCCCCGGCGGCCGGCTCGCCCTGAACCGGGTGTTCACCGCCCTCGGCGACCTCGCCATCGGCTACCGCGACCTGGACTACTCGTTCTACGAGGACCTGATCGGCGCGCACCTGTCCCGACTGAGCCCGGTGCCGGCCGGGGTGCCGTTCACGCCGGCGGCGCTCACGGAGCTGGTCGACCGGGCCGGGATCGGCGCGTTCCTGCTGTCCAACCCGTGCAACCCGACCGGCTCCGTGCTCGCCGGGGCCCACCTCGCCGACCTGGTCGACCGGGCCCGCGCCGGCGGGTGCGCGCTGGTCGTGGACGAGTTCTACAGCCAGTTCGTCTACGACGGCGGGCCGGTCAGCGCCGCGGCGCACGTGGCGGACGTGGACGCCGACGACGTCCTGATCATCGACGGCCTGACCAAGGGCTTCCGGTACCCGGGCTGGCGGCTCGGCTGGGTGCTCGGGCCGCGCGCGGCGATCGAGGTGCTCGACCGGTCCGGCGGCGGCCTGGACGGCGGCCCGTCCAGGGTCACCCAGCGCGCGGCCCTCGCCGCCCTCGACCCTTCCTACGCCGATCGGGAGACGGCGGCGACCCGGGCGGCGTTCGCCGGCAAGCGCGACCTGATGGTCGACGGGCTGCGCGCGCTCGGGATCCGGGTCGACACCCCGCCGGCCGGCGCCTTCTACGTGTGGGGCGACGTCGCGGACCTGCCCGCGCCCCTCAACGACGCGGACGGGTTCTTCGAGGCCGCCCTGCGCCAGCGGGTGATCACCGTGCCGGGGCACCTGTTCGACGTGGACCCGGGGCGGCGACGGCGCGGCGGGCGGCGGCACACGGAGTTCGTCCGGTTCTCCTACGGGCCGTCAGCCGACGTGCTCGCCGAGGGCCTGGCCCGCCTCGGCAAACTCCTCGGCTGA
- a CDS encoding LysR family transcriptional regulator, which yields MIDTRQLEMFAAVVRAGSFSAAARELNCSQPAISQQMRALERHVGGPLFLRVGRGLRLTEAGRILAERGKAVLDELAVTHQQVRAVAALDFGTVRICAFPSANASIVPGAAAALSKERPRLRLELIEKEPPDSFDLLRHAECELVIGFSYADEDEEEATAGMLRVPLLEDRLALLLPAGHPFAGRDRVDLAEMAGERWIAGCPRCCGAFVRACERAGFTPDIACATDDNMAIQSLVAAGLGVALVPMLVLSFLRHGSVVAVPVESTIRRRTAVYTWPDLIRVPVVRATIDALVTVAHQA from the coding sequence GTGATCGATACCCGTCAACTGGAGATGTTCGCGGCCGTGGTGCGGGCCGGATCCTTCTCCGCCGCCGCCCGCGAGCTGAACTGCAGCCAACCGGCGATCAGCCAACAGATGCGCGCCCTGGAGCGGCACGTCGGCGGCCCGCTGTTCCTCCGGGTCGGCCGGGGCCTGCGGCTCACCGAGGCCGGCCGGATCCTCGCCGAGCGCGGCAAGGCGGTCCTCGACGAGCTGGCGGTCACCCACCAGCAGGTCAGGGCGGTGGCGGCCCTGGACTTCGGCACGGTGCGGATCTGCGCGTTCCCGAGCGCCAACGCCTCGATCGTGCCGGGCGCCGCCGCGGCACTGTCGAAGGAACGGCCCCGGCTGCGCCTCGAACTGATCGAGAAGGAGCCGCCCGACTCGTTCGACCTGCTCCGGCACGCCGAGTGCGAGCTGGTGATCGGCTTCTCCTACGCCGACGAGGACGAGGAGGAGGCCACCGCGGGGATGCTGCGGGTGCCGCTGCTGGAGGACCGGCTCGCGCTGCTGCTGCCGGCCGGGCACCCGTTCGCCGGCCGCGACCGGGTGGACCTGGCCGAGATGGCGGGGGAGCGGTGGATCGCCGGCTGCCCGCGGTGCTGCGGCGCGTTCGTCCGGGCCTGCGAGCGGGCCGGGTTCACGCCCGACATCGCGTGCGCCACGGACGACAACATGGCGATCCAGAGCCTGGTGGCGGCGGGACTCGGGGTGGCGTTGGTGCCGATGCTGGTGCTGTCGTTCCTGCGGCACGGGAGCGTGGTGGCGGTGCCGGTGGAGTCGACGATCCGACGGCGGACGGCCGTGTACACCTGGCCTGATCTGATCCGGGTGCCGGTGGTGCGGGCCACGATCGACGCCCTGGTCACGGTCGCCCACCAGGCGTGA
- a CDS encoding adenylate kinase family protein: MRLVIFGPPGSERKAIASFIAARRSVPAITWSDIIKVAVRAGTPLSVRARHHMNVGEPLPEQLLASMAHDHLTRLDATGFVLEGPPDHAARATAIDVMLAGRGTPIDRAVDLTLSDAEVLRRLSGRRLCRACGKVWHLRFAPPARSDTCDNCRGELFQRHDDSPARVALGLRTYRAAMAPALDHYRALDKLVSVDATLPTGVISSAATAGFPYPD; this comes from the coding sequence ATGCGCCTTGTCATCTTCGGACCACCCGGCAGCGAACGGAAGGCCATCGCCAGCTTCATCGCCGCACGTCGGAGCGTCCCCGCGATCACCTGGAGCGACATCATCAAGGTCGCCGTCCGGGCGGGCACTCCGCTCTCCGTGCGGGCGCGGCACCACATGAACGTGGGCGAACCCCTGCCCGAACAGTTGCTCGCGTCCATGGCTCACGACCACCTCACCCGGCTCGACGCCACCGGCTTCGTCCTCGAGGGGCCTCCCGACCACGCGGCCCGGGCAACGGCGATCGACGTCATGCTCGCTGGACGGGGCACACCCATCGACCGGGCGGTCGACCTGACTCTGTCCGACGCCGAGGTCCTGCGCCGCCTCTCCGGCCGGCGTCTCTGTCGCGCCTGCGGCAAGGTCTGGCACCTCCGGTTCGCGCCCCCGGCGCGCTCAGACACCTGCGACAACTGCCGCGGGGAGTTGTTCCAGCGCCACGATGACAGTCCCGCACGCGTCGCCCTTGGGCTGCGGACCTACCGAGCCGCCATGGCACCGGCGCTCGACCACTACCGAGCACTGGACAAACTGGTATCCGTCGACGCGACCCTTCCCACCGGGGTGATCTCGTCAGCGGCGACGGCGGGGTTCCCGTACCCGGATTGA
- a CDS encoding YeiH family protein produces MATDSIETPTRTPVSVLPGLAVVACGVTLAVIANKLLPAVSALTVAVLLGAVAANAHLLRPSFAPGLKLASRRLLRIGVALLGLKLVFGEVLALGPGVLALVVVAVGVTFVGTRWLGRLLGVGEGLSLLVATGFSICGASAVVAMNGVREQDEEDVAKALGLVTLCGTIAMFTLPALFHPTGLSAAGYGIWAGGSVHEVAQVVAAAAPVSGALAVAVAVKLTRVVLLAPMLAVVSVAERRRHAAAPVGERPPVVPLFVVGFLLMAVLRSVHVLPAPVLDAATFVDGLLLAAGMFALGTAVRLRSLLRSGLPVLALGLLSSALIAGLVLAGATLLT; encoded by the coding sequence ATGGCCACCGACAGCATCGAGACCCCCACCCGTACCCCCGTCTCGGTCCTGCCCGGTCTGGCCGTCGTCGCCTGCGGGGTGACCCTCGCGGTCATCGCGAACAAGCTGCTGCCGGCGGTCAGCGCGCTCACCGTCGCCGTCCTGCTCGGCGCGGTCGCGGCCAACGCGCACCTGCTGCGGCCGTCGTTCGCGCCGGGCCTGAAGCTCGCCAGCCGGCGGCTGCTGCGGATCGGGGTCGCGCTCCTCGGGCTGAAGCTGGTGTTCGGCGAGGTGCTCGCCCTCGGGCCCGGGGTGCTGGCCCTCGTCGTCGTCGCCGTGGGCGTCACGTTCGTCGGCACCCGGTGGCTGGGCCGGCTGCTCGGGGTCGGCGAGGGGTTGTCCCTGCTGGTGGCCACCGGCTTCTCCATCTGCGGGGCCTCGGCGGTCGTCGCGATGAACGGGGTCCGCGAGCAGGACGAGGAGGACGTCGCCAAGGCGCTCGGCCTCGTCACCCTGTGCGGGACGATCGCGATGTTCACGCTGCCGGCCCTGTTCCACCCGACCGGACTGTCGGCGGCCGGGTACGGCATCTGGGCCGGCGGCAGCGTGCACGAGGTCGCCCAGGTCGTCGCGGCGGCCGCCCCGGTGAGCGGTGCGCTCGCCGTGGCGGTGGCCGTGAAGCTCACCCGGGTGGTGCTGCTGGCCCCGATGCTCGCGGTGGTCAGCGTGGCCGAACGCCGCCGGCACGCCGCGGCCCCGGTCGGCGAACGGCCCCCGGTGGTGCCGCTGTTCGTCGTCGGCTTCCTGCTGATGGCGGTGCTGCGCAGCGTGCACGTGCTGCCGGCCCCCGTGCTCGACGCGGCGACGTTCGTGGACGGCCTGCTGCTCGCGGCCGGGATGTTCGCCCTGGGCACGGCGGTGCGGCTGCGGTCGTTGCTGCGGTCCGGTCTGCCGGTGCTCGCCCTGGGTCTGTTGTCCTCCGCCCTGATCGCCGGCCTGGTGCTGGCCGGGGCGACCCTGCTCACCTGA
- a CDS encoding cysteine dioxygenase family protein encodes MPTHLLSPVAARLVADIRAALRGDPGAIPVPREPHEAAPARITRALAGYLFDDTLLGPEHRVPDPDPTSYRQHVLHVEDDGSFSLVALVWLPGQATCVHDHVSWCVVGTYLGEEEETSYRVVRGHLVPVRTTRTPRGAASFLVPPGDIHTVRNASDGLAISLHVYGADIAVLGTSVRRRYDLPIRPA; translated from the coding sequence ATGCCGACCCATCTGCTCTCCCCAGTGGCGGCCCGCCTGGTCGCGGACATCCGCGCGGCCCTGCGGGGCGACCCCGGCGCGATTCCGGTCCCGAGGGAGCCGCACGAGGCGGCCCCGGCCCGGATCACCCGCGCCCTGGCCGGCTACCTGTTCGACGACACCCTCCTCGGCCCCGAACACCGGGTGCCCGACCCGGATCCGACGTCCTACCGCCAGCACGTCCTGCACGTCGAGGACGACGGCAGCTTCTCCCTCGTCGCGCTCGTCTGGCTGCCGGGCCAGGCCACCTGCGTGCACGACCACGTGTCGTGGTGCGTGGTGGGCACGTACCTCGGCGAGGAGGAGGAGACCAGCTACCGCGTCGTGCGGGGCCATCTGGTGCCGGTCCGCACCACGCGCACCCCGCGCGGCGCCGCGTCGTTCCTCGTTCCGCCGGGGGACATCCACACGGTGCGTAACGCCTCGGACGGACTCGCCATCTCGCTGCACGTGTACGGCGCGGACATCGCAGTCCTCGGCACCAGCGTCCGCCGCCGCTACGACCTGCCCATTCGTCCCGCGTGA
- a CDS encoding PadR family transcriptional regulator, protein MRRHFERAGREHGPEHRHDHGHRGEHPGHDRLYAFGPFGGRGGFGGGRGGGMRGPHSRGRGARRGDVRAAIIGLLLERPMHGYEMISELDQRTGGAWRPSPGSVYPTLQLLEDEGLITGEESEGRKRFTLTDAGREAAGKADAAPWTQFAEEAGSNAHELRTAAMGIMQALGQVGQVGTEEQRQRALEILNEARRKLYGILAE, encoded by the coding sequence ATGCGACGACACTTCGAGCGGGCCGGCCGCGAGCATGGCCCCGAACACCGGCACGACCACGGCCACCGTGGCGAGCACCCCGGCCACGACCGGCTGTACGCCTTCGGCCCCTTCGGCGGGCGCGGCGGCTTCGGCGGCGGACGCGGCGGCGGGATGCGCGGGCCGCACTCCCGGGGGCGCGGCGCGCGGCGCGGCGACGTCCGGGCCGCCATCATCGGGCTGCTCCTCGAGCGCCCCATGCACGGCTACGAGATGATCTCCGAGCTCGACCAGCGCACCGGCGGCGCGTGGCGGCCCAGCCCCGGCTCGGTCTACCCCACCCTCCAGCTCCTGGAGGACGAGGGCCTGATCACGGGCGAGGAGTCCGAGGGCCGCAAGCGGTTCACCCTCACCGACGCCGGCCGCGAGGCGGCGGGCAAGGCCGACGCCGCGCCGTGGACCCAGTTCGCGGAGGAGGCCGGGAGCAACGCGCACGAGCTGCGCACCGCGGCGATGGGCATCATGCAGGCCCTGGGCCAGGTGGGGCAGGTCGGCACCGAGGAGCAGCGGCAGCGGGCGCTGGAGATCCTCAACGAGGCCCGCCGCAAGCTCTACGGCATCCTGGCCGAGTAG
- a CDS encoding NUDIX domain-containing protein: MDLLHTHRVRRRTVHRGTTRRREVDVRQIVRRAARAVLYDDEGRLLLIRRTKANRPVYFTTPGGGIEPGDSSPVDALRRELREELGATADRYQQVLVNTFPYGEGVVVQYFFVCRLVALDMSARHGPEFDDPSRGRYDLARVTPPAGLTGLRLRPEGLTDFLTNNHEALMLAVDLAPPDLVLAEHPPAAAGEQPPGPEQPRAEGAAQAPGPEGTAQVAG; the protein is encoded by the coding sequence ATGGATTTGCTTCACACGCATAGGGTTCGACGTCGTACGGTTCATAGGGGTACGACCAGGCGTCGGGAGGTCGATGTGCGGCAGATCGTGCGAAGGGCGGCCAGGGCTGTCCTGTACGACGATGAGGGTAGGTTGCTGCTCATTCGACGGACAAAGGCCAACAGGCCGGTATATTTCACCACGCCCGGGGGTGGGATCGAGCCGGGCGACTCCTCGCCGGTCGACGCGCTGCGCCGGGAACTGCGGGAGGAGCTCGGGGCCACGGCCGACCGGTACCAGCAGGTGCTGGTCAACACGTTCCCGTACGGGGAGGGCGTGGTCGTGCAGTACTTCTTCGTGTGCCGGCTCGTCGCCCTGGACATGTCGGCCCGGCACGGCCCGGAGTTCGACGACCCGTCGCGGGGCCGGTACGACCTGGCGAGGGTCACTCCGCCCGCCGGCCTGACGGGGCTGCGGCTGCGGCCCGAGGGCCTGACGGACTTTCTCACGAACAACCACGAGGCGCTGATGCTCGCGGTGGACCTGGCCCCACCGGACCTGGTCCTGGCGGAGCATCCCCCGGCCGCCGCAGGGGAGCAGCCCCCGGGCCCGGAGCAGCCGCGCGCGGAAGGCGCGGCACAGGCTCCAGGCCCGGAGGGAACGGCTCAGGTCGCCGGGTAA
- a CDS encoding aldehyde dehydrogenase family protein, giving the protein MALSVVSGAAWADVHARAVAATPEAFSDDRLLNLVEGVWSDVGTPAALHTPVDGTLIGWLPRLDAATAGRALAFSAAEHRTWARVPLAERHARVTAAVEALQAERDLLALLLCWEIGKPWRLACADVDRALDGVRWYLDEIGPMVHGREPLPGPVSNIASWNYPMSVLVHAELVQLLAGNAVIAKTPTQGGAVCLTVAHALMRRAGLPVTLLSGGGEELSEVLVRAPEIGAVAFVGGRSNGGKVAAALLDSDKPHFIEQEGLNAWGIWDFSQWDLLAGHLRKGFEYGKQRCTAYPRYVVQRELVDKFLAMYLPVVSSIRLGHPLASADGVLPELDFGPLISAAKADELRRKVDEALRGGAVPLHRGTLGDHFLPGQDTSAYVAPVALLAPPGRSRLAHAEPFGPVDTIIVVDTKDELLAAMNASNGSLVASLACDDEELAEKLAMDVQAFKVGINKPRSRGDRAEPFGGRGASWKGAFVGGELLVHAVTVGPAAERLYGNFADYSRYPAT; this is encoded by the coding sequence ATGGCGTTGAGTGTTGTATCCGGCGCGGCCTGGGCCGACGTGCACGCCCGTGCCGTCGCCGCGACCCCCGAGGCGTTCTCCGACGACCGGCTGCTCAACCTGGTCGAGGGTGTGTGGTCCGATGTCGGGACGCCCGCCGCGCTGCACACCCCCGTCGACGGCACCCTGATCGGCTGGCTGCCGCGCCTGGACGCCGCGACCGCCGGCCGGGCCCTGGCCTTCTCCGCCGCCGAGCACCGGACCTGGGCGCGCGTCCCCCTCGCCGAGCGGCACGCGCGGGTCACCGCCGCGGTCGAGGCGTTGCAGGCCGAGCGGGACCTGCTCGCGTTGCTGCTGTGCTGGGAGATCGGCAAGCCGTGGCGGCTGGCCTGCGCGGACGTGGACCGGGCCCTCGACGGCGTCCGGTGGTATCTCGACGAGATCGGGCCCATGGTGCACGGCCGTGAGCCGTTGCCCGGCCCGGTGTCGAACATCGCCTCCTGGAACTACCCGATGAGCGTGCTCGTGCACGCCGAGCTCGTCCAACTGCTCGCCGGCAACGCCGTGATCGCCAAGACCCCCACCCAGGGCGGGGCCGTGTGCCTCACCGTCGCGCACGCCCTGATGCGCCGGGCCGGGCTGCCCGTCACGCTGCTGTCGGGCGGCGGTGAGGAGCTTTCCGAGGTACTGGTCCGCGCGCCCGAGATCGGCGCCGTCGCCTTCGTCGGCGGCCGGTCCAACGGCGGCAAGGTGGCTGCGGCGCTCCTGGACTCCGACAAGCCGCACTTCATCGAGCAGGAGGGCCTCAACGCGTGGGGCATCTGGGACTTCTCCCAGTGGGACCTGCTCGCCGGGCACCTGCGCAAGGGTTTCGAGTACGGCAAGCAGCGGTGCACCGCGTACCCCCGCTACGTCGTGCAGCGCGAACTCGTGGACAAGTTCCTCGCGATGTACCTGCCCGTGGTGTCCTCGATCCGGCTCGGGCATCCCCTCGCGAGTGCCGACGGCGTGCTGCCGGAGCTGGACTTCGGGCCGCTGATCAGCGCGGCGAAGGCCGACGAGCTGCGGCGGAAGGTGGACGAGGCGCTGCGGGGCGGGGCCGTGCCGCTGCACCGCGGGACCCTCGGCGACCACTTCCTGCCCGGCCAGGACACCTCCGCCTACGTCGCGCCCGTGGCCCTGCTCGCGCCGCCCGGCCGGTCCCGGCTCGCGCACGCCGAACCGTTCGGGCCGGTCGACACCATCATCGTGGTCGACACCAAGGACGAGCTGCTCGCCGCCATGAACGCGTCCAACGGGTCCCTCGTGGCCAGCCTCGCGTGCGACGACGAGGAACTGGCCGAGAAGCTCGCGATGGACGTGCAGGCGTTCAAGGTGGGAATCAACAAGCCGCGGTCCCGGGGGGACCGCGCGGAGCCGTTCGGCGGGCGGGGGGCGTCCTGGAAGGGGGCGTTCGTCGGCGGCGAGCTGCTCGTGCACGCGGTGACGGTGGGGCCGGCGGCCGAGCGGCTGTACGGCAACTTCGCCGACTACTCGCGTTACCCGGCGACCTGA